GCTCGATCGCGACGCGGCGACAGCTTCGGACGACGACACCGCAAGCTTCGTGTTCACGGCCATGCGCCACGAGTCCTACTTGACGCTGGCCGAGCTGATGTACGGCGATCCCGCGGCCATCGCGCGCTTCATTGCGCGGCGACGGACGCACAAGTCGATCCTCGCCGGCATAGCCGTCCTGATCCGCTGGGCGACGCTGGAGCCGTTGCGCGCCTTTTCCTATCTCGCCATCGCCATTCGCGAGTCCCTTAAGCCGCGCCCGGTCGAAGCGCTCGCTCCCGCAGCGGCCGCGGCCAAGCCGGCAGCAGCTCGCGATCTTTTCGACGTGCTCCTCGCCGCGGGCGGCAGTGTCGGCACGACCACAGTCGCGGCGCCCCCGAAGCTGGAGCTGGTCGAGCCAGTGGCCGACGAGCGGGAAGCGACGTCGGCATGGATCGCCGATCTGCTGGCGCTCGCGGCGCGCGAAGCGTGCAAGACGGAGGACAGCGATGCCCTTCTCGCAGCAGCTTGACCTCAGCACCCTCGGCGCAGCTGCCCGCGCGACCGTGCTGATGGTCGGCCTCGGCGGCGCCGTGAACGCGCTTGGCCTGGGAGCCTCTCCAGCCATCGCGATGCCCGCCGACGCGCCGCATCAGGACCTGCTGCGGCACATGCCGAGCACCGGACATGGACCTCGGCTCGAGGGCACCGCCGACGAGCTCCACTGGTCGGTGTTCCTGACTGCAGACCAAGCGGCGCATGCGACACGCTTTCGCCTGACTTATGCCTCGGCGATCTCTGTTCTGCCCGACGCCTCGACGCTCGAGCTCGACATCAATGGTCATACGATCGGGGAAGAGAAGATCGACGCGTCGAACGGCGAGGCTGCGATCGAGATGGCCATCCCGGCCGGCACGCTGAAGCATGGCGTCAACGCGGTTTCGGTCGCCGCGCACCACCGTCATCGCGTCGACTGCTCGATGGCGGCGACCTATGAGCTTTGGACGCAGATCGACGCTGCTGCGAGCGGCCTCGTGCTCGCGGCCGAGGATCGCGGGGTGACCAGCGTCGCCGATCTGCCAGCGCTTCTGCCCGGCGCAGATGGTCGCCTGCCGATTCACGTCCTTCTCGCCGGAAAGATGGAACTCGCACGGCTGCGGCGCATCATGGCCGCGACCCAGACGATCGCCATCGCGGCAGACGCCCTGCAGCCCATCATCGACTTCGAGCAAGCCGCAGACGGCACCGAGGGTCTCGACCTCGCGCTCGGTACTCGAGACGAGCTGCGTCGGCTGCCGCAAGGATCGCGGATCAGCCCGGATACCGTGTCGCTGGCGATCGTTCCGGCTTCGCCTGCGGGCCATCCATTACTCGTGGTGACCGGAGCGACAGACGACGCCGTCGAGGCGGCGCTGTCCGGGCTTGCCGCCGCCATCAATGAAAACGGCTTGTCGCAGCAACAGCTTCCCGCGAGCGAAGACCCGCGCCATCCGCGAGCCGGAGCCACCAGTTTCACACTCGCCGACATGGGAAGGCCGACCCGCAGCTCCGTCGGCAGCCTCTTCCACCAAGCGATCGATCTCGCGCTGCCGGCCGATGCGCTGCTGTCGGACTATGGTCGCGCCACGCTCGATCTCGCGGCGGACTATGCCGGTGGCCTTGAGCGCGCGGCCCAGGTCCGCATTGATGTCAACGGACGCAGCGCCGGTATCGTCAGGATGGCGCGCCAGAGCGGCGGCGCGCTCTCGCACGATCAGCTCTTCCTGCCCCTCGGCCAGATGCATCCCGGCCACAATCGCATCGACCTCCATGCCGAGCTGCCTCGGCAGGGCGACGACACCTGCGCCGCATCCGCGGAGGGACGCTTCACGCTCCACGACACGACGCGCCTATCGCTTCCGACGCTGGCGCGTGGCCTGCGTCTGCCGGACGTCGGATTGGCGACGGCCGGCGCCGTTCCCTACGACCGTGGGACGCCGCATCTCGTCGTGCCGAGCCCCGATCGGTCGACAATGGCGGCCGCGCTCTCGCTTGCGGCGCGCTTCGCGGTCGCGGCCGGCCGGCCGATCCCATTCGCGTTTTCGCAGCAGATGCCGCAGAGCGACGATGGATCGACGCTCGTCGTCGCCGCCGCACAAAAGCTCGATCCTCAATTGATGCGCGCGATCGGCCTCGACCCGAGCGCCGTCGAGACCGCCTGGCGCGATGCGGCCGCGTCCAAAGGTGTGGGCGCGCCCCGCTGGTGGCTCCGGCACTCTCATGCCATTCCGGCTTGCCAGGGCGGAGGCCTCGACGCCGCAACGCCCCGGCTCGGCTCGCATGCCGACGGGCCTGCCGAGCCTACCCCGATCTTAGCGCATTCGAGCCTGATCGACTGGGCGATCACAGGCACTCGGGGTGTACGCGACTGGCTCGACGCGCGTGTCCGCCTCGGGCGACTGCCAATGTGGGCGCACGACGCGCCGACAGCCGTTTCGGCGTCGGCGTCGCTGGTCTTGGCGCAAGGCATGAGCCCCAGCTCGCGCAGGAGCGTCACGACGATCGTCACGGCGCCGACGGCTTCCGGACTCCTCGGCTCGATGGCCTGCCTGTTCGATCCGAGGGTCTGGCCGGAGGCCCGCGGCCGACTGGCCATCATCGGGGGCGACGGCCACGTCGAGACGACCGAGGCGACGTCGTTCACCTATGTCGCAAGCGGACTGCCGTCGCTCGGCAACACGCGGCTCGTCGTCGCGCAATGGTTCTCTCTCAATCCATTGGCATTCGCCGCGACGGCGCTCGTGATGGCCGTCCTCTTGAGCGGCTCGACCCTCTGGCTCGTGCGCAATGTCGGCAGGAGAACGCCGTGAGATCGATCGCTTTTGCCTTGCTCCTCTGGATGATGTCGGCGCTTGCCGGCGTCGCCCTGGCCGAAACGCCGCCCGTCGAAAAAGCTCCGCCGCTTCTCGGCGCGCTGCACGATGTGGACGCGTGGCAGGGCTTCAAGAAACACTTCCTCACCGACACAGGCCGCGTCGTCGACACGGGCAACGGGGGCATCAGCCACTCCGAAGGCCAGGGCTACGGCATGCTGCTCGCCGTCGCGGCGAACGATCGCGCAGCCTTCGATCTCATCTGGGGCTGGACGCGCGCCAATCTCATGGTGCGCGACGACGAGCTGATGGCCTGGCGATGGGAGTCCGGCAAGCGCCCAGCCGTCGCCGACATGAACGACGCCTCCGACGGGGACATCCTTGTCGCATGGGCGCTGACCGAGGCCTCGGCGGCCTGGGGCGCGCTGCCCTATGGCGTCGCCGCGCGGCGCATCGCGGTCGAGGTGGGGCGCAAGCTCGTCGTCTGGCACGGGGCGCACGGCGCCACGCTGCTGCCGGGCGTCATGGGCTTCTCGGCCGAGGACCGTGCGGACGGGCCGGTCGTCAACCTGTCCTACTGGGTATTTCCCGCCTTCGCGCGCCTGCCGATCGTCGCGCCCGAGTTCGACTGGGTCGGCCTCGGCCGCAATGGTCTTGCGCTGGTCGAGCAAGCCCGCTTCGGCTCGGCCCGCCTGCCCACCGACTGGGTTTCGCTGCACGGGGCGCAGCCCCGGCCAGCCGATGGCTTCCCGCAGCGGTTCTCGTATAACGCCATCCGCATCCCGCTCTACGTGGCCTGGGCGGGCCTAGGCCGTCAGGAGGTCTACACGCCGTTCGCGGCTTCCTGGCACGGGCAGGGCGCGGGCCCGCTGCCGATCATCGACACCGCGACGGGAAAGCCGACCGAGTGGCTCGGCGAGAAGGGCTATGCGGCGATCGCGAGCCTCACCGCTTGCGCCGCGGACGGCACGCGCTTCATGCCCGAGCGGCGCCGCGTTCATCTCGACGAATCCTATTACGCCGTCACCCTCCACCTGCTCGCGCTGGTGGCCGCCCAGATGAGGTATCCGTCATGCCTGGCCGGCTAGGAATCGCAGGCGTGGTCGTGTCGGCGGTCATCGCGCTCGGCGGGCGCGGGGCCGCGGCCGCGCCGTCTGTCGACGAGCAGGCGCTGCGCTATTACGCGGCGCACGGGCAGACCGCGCGCGTCGCGGCGGAGGCCCTGCGGCTGTCGCGGCTCGATCCGAGCTGGCACATGCCGGGCGACATCGCCGATGCGAAGCCGGTCCCGGAGGACGAAGGGCCGCTCTGGGACCTCTATCGTCAAGGCCGCCTCGACGAGATCGCGCAGGCGATCGCAGAGCGGCAGGCGGCACAGCCGACGTGGACGCCGTCCGCCGAGCTCGTGGCTAGGATGAAGACGCGCAGGCTGCGTGCCGCGCTCATGGACCTCGCGCACCAGGGCCGCTGGGCGGAGGTCGTCCGGCGCGCAAAAGAAGCTGGCATCGACTGGGCTAAGGACGATGCCCAGGCGCTCTGGACGATCGCCGAGGCCCACGCGCGAGAGCATGAAGCGCCCGAAGCCTTCACCGTCTACCGGACGATCCTGACAACGCACGACAGCCGTGACGAGCGGCTCGCGACGATCGAGTTCGCGATCCCTCTCATCCCCATGGCGCTCACCGATCGGCTCGTCGCCATGGGACGGAGAGACGCATCTGGCAAGAGCGAGTTCGCCGCCATCTCAACCGACATCACTCGCGCGCGCATCAGCGCGTTTCTCCACGACGAGCCGACTGACGCGCCGACGGAAGAGGACCTCGCCGCCTTCCGGGCGTTCGCCCGCGCAGCGACGGCGCCGCACGAGGCCGGCCTCGTCGCCTGGTATGCCTACAAACGACACGACGATGCGCAGGCGCTCGAGTGGTTCAAGATCGCGATCGCGCGCGGTGGCGACGCGATGATCGCGCACGGCCTCGCGCACACGCTGCGCCGGCTCGATCGCCGCCGCGAGGCGGAGGAGGTCGCCTACGCCTGGCGCGAGCCGCTGACCAACAACGCGATCCTCTTCATCGACCTGCTCGAGACCGATCTCACGCGCGAGCAGCCGCCGGTCATTGAGCCTGCGCGCCTCGCGCGCTACGCGCAGGTGACGCTGGTTAGCGAGTCGGGCGAGGGCGCGCAGGCGCTGGCTTGGTACGCCTACAACACCTGCCAATACGAGACGGCGCTGCGATGGTTCGAGCGCGCCACCGCCTGGCTGCCGAAGGAGGCGACCGTCTACGGCTATGCCCTCGCGCTGCAGCGCCTGCATCGTGGCACGGCGTTCAAGGACGTCGTCAACCGCTACGACGGGCTCTTTCCAAAGGTCGTGGCCCTCGCCTTCGACGACGGCATCCGCAAGCCGCGCCCAACCTGCGAGACGCATCGCCCTGAAGCGCGAGACGCGATCGACTGGACAGGGCGCACGGTGGCCGACACGCGCTACATGGCGTTGGTGTCGAGGCCGATCGCCGATGCGGCGGTGCCCGTGCCCTCGCCGTCGGCGATCGGGGCTGCACAGGTGCCGCAGCGCTTGAGGAAGCGCACGACTTTTCCGGCCGCCGTCGATCCCGAGAACGCTCTGCGCTTCACGCTCGACCAGGGGCCGCGCGTGACGATGCCACAAGTGCCGTCCGGCGCCCCGCTTCGCGCACGCCGCGTCCCAGGTGTCGGGGCCATGCCGTACGAGCGCGCCGGCCTAACCTTGCTGCCAGGCTACGACGGAACGCTCGAGGCGTCCTCGCCGACCGCGATGGAGCGTGACGCACCGGTCGGGACGCTGTGGGCAATAGAACGGGCTCGGCCGGCGCCGCATCCCGTACCGCTTCCGCAGGCGGACCGTTCGGCCGACCGGCCTTCGGAGGCCAAGCTGTGAAGCGCTTCAAGTCACGATACATCGCGCTCGCAGTGGTTCTGCTCACTGTGGCGGGGTGTGTGCACGAGGAAGACGGCGGCGCCGCCAGTCTCGAGGCGCTTGCGCCGACGGCGGCGGCCACGGGGACATCGCGCCCACATGCATTCGTGACCTTGCCGTCGGAGTTGGGTCGCATGACCGCGATCCATGACAGCACCTTCGCCGACGGCGTTCGCCAAGAGATTGTTCTCGATGGCGGCGGGGCAGGGCTTCCTCGCAACACACTGATCGTCCTCGCACGCACCTTTTCCCAGCCGACGTTGGACGACGCCGTGCCGCTCGCGAAGCCCACCGAAGGCGAGATCCGGGGGGAGATCTCCGCCGCGTTTCCACGCGTCGCCATGCGCGTGGTCGAGCGGCCCTCGTCGAACGCTTACGGTCCCTACGGTCTGGCGATCGGTCGGGCAGCGGGCGCGCGTTGCGTGTTCTTCTGGCAATGGGTCGACGCTGATCGCATGCCGCCCGACGCCGCAGTCAAAGGCCCGCTCTCGATCCGCGCGACGCTGTGCCGGTCGGGGTCGAGCTTCGATGCGATAGCGGCGGCGCTCGACCGGCTTGCGGTGACGCGGGCCTCCGATCCCACGCCCGCTCTCGTCGTCGCCAGCGTCGGACGCGAGCATCGACCGCGACACCCGCTTGTTGCAGCCCGGCGGAAGCCCGAGGCCGTCGATGCTCCGATCATGCACTATCAAACGATCGGCGCGCAGCGGCCACGCGAGATGGCGCCGGCCCTCGTCTCCGATCTCCCGCCGGAGGCCTTGTCGGGCCCGAGGCTCGCAAGCAAGCAGGACTGAGCGGCCATGTCCCTTCGTATTCTCGTCGTCGAGGACGACCCGATCTGCAGCGAGGTCCTGGTGTCCCTGCTCTCGGCGCACGGTCATGTGGTCGAGGTGGCCGAGGATGGCTTCGGTGCCGTCGGCCTGGCGCGCGAAGCATCCTTCGACCTCGTTTTCGTGGACTATCACCTGCCGGAAATGGACGGCTACGCGTTGGCCCGCCTGCTGCGCGGACCCGACAGCGTCGCAGGGCGCGAGTTCAAGATGATCGCGCTGACCGGCGATTGCGCGAGCCTCGTGGCGCGACGCGGTGCCGATACCCTGTTCGATCGGATCCTCGCCAAGCCGATCGACCCCGATCGGCTTTTCGCGCTGGTCGCGGAGATGGTGGCCCCGCCCGATAGTCCTCGAACTGTCGCGCCAGAGGCGAGCGCGCCGGCCTTTGAAGACGCGCGATGCGCCTCCGAGATGCTGTGGCGCACGCGCGGCCTCGCCCAAGCCCCCGCTGCGGCGGTGCTTCCGAGCCCGACGGCGGAAGAGGCCGCGCGCCTGTCGTGCTGCTTTCGCCTGGTGTCGCCGGCCGAGGCAGACTGTGTCCTGCTGCTCGGAGCTGCGGGACGCGCCGAGCTGGAGCCCGTGCGGATGACCGGGCGCGGTCACCTGCTGCCTCTGCTTACGATCGCTGCGGACCCACTCGAGGCGTGCGATGCGTTGTTCGAAGTCGGGAATGGAGAGAGCTGGTCGCTCGTCGCCAGCATGCTCGCCGGCCACGCGAGGCGGGCTGCGAAGCTATCGGCGCGATGGCGCGAGTCGTCTGATATAGACGACCGGCTTCTGGCCTATCTGTTTGTCGGCAAACGAAGCTTGACGTTCCGGCGCGACGCCTTGGGCGCAACCTGCGTCGCCGAGAGCGGCGGCTTCACGTCGAGCCTGGTCATCGAAGCGGCAGGACGCCTGGCTGCAAAAGGCTTGGTGTTCGCCCTGCCACCGAAGGAATGCCCAGATGGCGGGCAGGAGCTGACCGTCGAGCTTTCAGCCCGAGCCCTGCAACTGCTGACGCAGCCACACGCCGCGGCGGACACATCCCACGGCACGCGTGTCGTCGCGTGATGCGCTAGGCTTCTTCCAAGAACTCGACGACGCCGTCGTCGAGATCGAAGCGGGCGCCGACCACGATGACCGAGCGAGACTTCAACGGCTCGGCGATGATCGGATCGGTGCGCAGGAAGGCGACCATCCGGCGCACGTTTTCGCGGACGGCGTTCTCGACGAGATCGCCGTCCTGCTCGCGCACCCGCAGGACCGAGGGCAGGATCGGCTCGATCATCCGGCCGATCGAGCCGGGGAACGACACGTTGTTGGTGACGACGTCGGTTGCCGCCCTCACCGCGCCGCACCGCTCGTGCCCCATGACGAGGACGAGCGGGACGCCGAGGACGGCGACCGCATACTGCACGCTGCCGAGCGAGGCAGTGTCGACGACGGTGTTGCCGGCGTTGCGGACGATGAAGAGGTCGCCGAGCGCCAGGTTGAAGACGCGCTCCGAGGGCACCCGCGAGTCAGAGCACGAGATCACGACGGCGAACGGCTCCTGCTTGTCCGCAAACTCCTTGCGCAGATGGCTGTCGTCGGCCTGATTGCCGGAGCCGCGGCCCGCTGCGTACTCGGCATTGCCCTGCTTCAGCTTCTGCAGGGCCTGTGCTGGCGTGAGGCTACGGCTCGACATGGGGCGCTCGCTCCTGCGGTTGAGGACACGGTTTTGCGGTCATTAGGCCAAGATTGGGGGCGCGGACCTGTTCTGTCAAGCGGAAGCGCTTTTCTGACTAAATGTTGCTGTCACTGTACATATTGGGGAGGGTGGCTGTACTCTCAGTTCTATCTCAGATGATGTTCGCCGAAAAATTGTATTCCTACGAGGCAATACATGCCGGGGCAGCCGGCCTGAACGTGATCACCGTTCCCCCAACGCCCGCGCGAGGCTCTCGCGTGCCGCCTTCGGCCGCATCGCCTCGTCGTAGATGTCGGGCCGCGGGCAGGGCGGGGCGGCGACGCAGTCCGACCAGCGCTGCAGCGACGGGTACACCGCGGCGCTGCGCAGCCAGGAGTACTTGTCGGAGAAGTCCCAGTTCGTGACCATCTCGACGGCGGGCACCGCAGTAGACGCCGCGACGAACTCGTAC
This Beijerinckiaceae bacterium RH AL1 DNA region includes the following protein-coding sequences:
- a CDS encoding putative Cyclic di-GMP-binding protein (ID:RHAL1_00349;~source:Prodigal:2.6) → MPFSQQLDLSTLGAAARATVLMVGLGGAVNALGLGASPAIAMPADAPHQDLLRHMPSTGHGPRLEGTADELHWSVFLTADQAAHATRFRLTYASAISVLPDASTLELDINGHTIGEEKIDASNGEAAIEMAIPAGTLKHGVNAVSVAAHHRHRVDCSMAATYELWTQIDAAASGLVLAAEDRGVTSVADLPALLPGADGRLPIHVLLAGKMELARLRRIMAATQTIAIAADALQPIIDFEQAADGTEGLDLALGTRDELRRLPQGSRISPDTVSLAIVPASPAGHPLLVVTGATDDAVEAALSGLAAAINENGLSQQQLPASEDPRHPRAGATSFTLADMGRPTRSSVGSLFHQAIDLALPADALLSDYGRATLDLAADYAGGLERAAQVRIDVNGRSAGIVRMARQSGGALSHDQLFLPLGQMHPGHNRIDLHAELPRQGDDTCAASAEGRFTLHDTTRLSLPTLARGLRLPDVGLATAGAVPYDRGTPHLVVPSPDRSTMAAALSLAARFAVAAGRPIPFAFSQQMPQSDDGSTLVVAAAQKLDPQLMRAIGLDPSAVETAWRDAAASKGVGAPRWWLRHSHAIPACQGGGLDAATPRLGSHADGPAEPTPILAHSSLIDWAITGTRGVRDWLDARVRLGRLPMWAHDAPTAVSASASLVLAQGMSPSSRRSVTTIVTAPTASGLLGSMACLFDPRVWPEARGRLAIIGGDGHVETTEATSFTYVASGLPSLGNTRLVVAQWFSLNPLAFAATALVMAVLLSGSTLWLVRNVGRRTP
- a CDS encoding Cellulase (ID:RHAL1_00350;~source:Prodigal:2.6), with the protein product MRSIAFALLLWMMSALAGVALAETPPVEKAPPLLGALHDVDAWQGFKKHFLTDTGRVVDTGNGGISHSEGQGYGMLLAVAANDRAAFDLIWGWTRANLMVRDDELMAWRWESGKRPAVADMNDASDGDILVAWALTEASAAWGALPYGVAARRIAVEVGRKLVVWHGAHGATLLPGVMGFSAEDRADGPVVNLSYWVFPAFARLPIVAPEFDWVGLGRNGLALVEQARFGSARLPTDWVSLHGAQPRPADGFPQRFSYNAIRIPLYVAWAGLGRQEVYTPFAASWHGQGAGPLPIIDTATGKPTEWLGEKGYAAIASLTACAADGTRFMPERRRVHLDESYYAVTLHLLALVAAQMRYPSCLAG
- a CDS encoding hypothetical protein (ID:RHAL1_00351;~conserved protein of unknown function;~source:Prodigal:2.6), coding for MPGRLGIAGVVVSAVIALGGRGAAAAPSVDEQALRYYAAHGQTARVAAEALRLSRLDPSWHMPGDIADAKPVPEDEGPLWDLYRQGRLDEIAQAIAERQAAQPTWTPSAELVARMKTRRLRAALMDLAHQGRWAEVVRRAKEAGIDWAKDDAQALWTIAEAHAREHEAPEAFTVYRTILTTHDSRDERLATIEFAIPLIPMALTDRLVAMGRRDASGKSEFAAISTDITRARISAFLHDEPTDAPTEEDLAAFRAFARAATAPHEAGLVAWYAYKRHDDAQALEWFKIAIARGGDAMIAHGLAHTLRRLDRRREAEEVAYAWREPLTNNAILFIDLLETDLTREQPPVIEPARLARYAQVTLVSESGEGAQALAWYAYNTCQYETALRWFERATAWLPKEATVYGYALALQRLHRGTAFKDVVNRYDGLFPKVVALAFDDGIRKPRPTCETHRPEARDAIDWTGRTVADTRYMALVSRPIADAAVPVPSPSAIGAAQVPQRLRKRTTFPAAVDPENALRFTLDQGPRVTMPQVPSGAPLRARRVPGVGAMPYERAGLTLLPGYDGTLEASSPTAMERDAPVGTLWAIERARPAPHPVPLPQADRSADRPSEAKL
- a CDS encoding hypothetical protein (ID:RHAL1_00352;~conserved exported protein of unknown function;~source:Prodigal:2.6) produces the protein MKRFKSRYIALAVVLLTVAGCVHEEDGGAASLEALAPTAAATGTSRPHAFVTLPSELGRMTAIHDSTFADGVRQEIVLDGGGAGLPRNTLIVLARTFSQPTLDDAVPLAKPTEGEIRGEISAAFPRVAMRVVERPSSNAYGPYGLAIGRAAGARCVFFWQWVDADRMPPDAAVKGPLSIRATLCRSGSSFDAIAAALDRLAVTRASDPTPALVVASVGREHRPRHPLVAARRKPEAVDAPIMHYQTIGAQRPREMAPALVSDLPPEALSGPRLASKQD
- a CDS encoding protein of unknown function (ID:RHAL1_00353;~source:Prodigal:2.6); amino-acid sequence: MSLRILVVEDDPICSEVLVSLLSAHGHVVEVAEDGFGAVGLAREASFDLVFVDYHLPEMDGYALARLLRGPDSVAGREFKMIALTGDCASLVARRGADTLFDRILAKPIDPDRLFALVAEMVAPPDSPRTVAPEASAPAFEDARCASEMLWRTRGLAQAPAAAVLPSPTAEEAARLSCCFRLVSPAEADCVLLLGAAGRAELEPVRMTGRGHLLPLLTIAADPLEACDALFEVGNGESWSLVASMLAGHARRAAKLSARWRESSDIDDRLLAYLFVGKRSLTFRRDALGATCVAESGGFTSSLVIEAAGRLAAKGLVFALPPKECPDGGQELTVELSARALQLLTQPHAAADTSHGTRVVA
- a CDS encoding Carbonic anhydrase (source:Prodigal:2.6;~ID:RHAL1_00354), giving the protein MSSRSLTPAQALQKLKQGNAEYAAGRGSGNQADDSHLRKEFADKQEPFAVVISCSDSRVPSERVFNLALGDLFIVRNAGNTVVDTASLGSVQYAVAVLGVPLVLVMGHERCGAVRAATDVVTNNVSFPGSIGRMIEPILPSVLRVREQDGDLVENAVRENVRRMVAFLRTDPIIAEPLKSRSVIVVGARFDLDDGVVEFLEEA